The DNA segment aaataataaaagatcGATAACcttccaaatatatacattttattttacaGTTTGTAATGGCCTTATTATCATCTTTCTCCTATTTCTTTCTCTATTAGCTTCAACATTTCTGAAACCTGttgaaaaaataaagataaaaagataaaacaaaaaagtaaaaaaaaatgaaaaatgaaattaaataataataaaaataacctCAAAATAGTGGTGCAAAAGTGGAGAATGTTGATGTAGTTTTGCATATATCTTCTTAAGTAGTTCTGTAAGTTGCTCCACTTGATCTCCAAGAAGGTCCACCTATTTctcaaacattaaataaataaataaaaatacttatTAGAAAAGGTTTTAGGgtattaatttatgttttcaatCAAAGTAGATTTCATTGATTTAACTTTCGGTCCGATTTCTTAATCAATGATTgaaatttaaaaccaatcaagaTAGTTATGAACAAATTGTTCTAGGTAAAGGTATCCATAAACTGGACCAAATTAAGTTCCGTCTTCGGTTTAGTAATTTGTTCAAACCCTTTGCAATATAACACGGGCACTCGAATTCTGAAAAATAACTCATTCTTGATCAGATaataaggaagaagaagaagacgttAAAAAGCACCTCAGCTTCAGCCATTTGTAGATTCTCACATCTCCTTATGAAAGCTTTCCTGTAAAGTGATTCCTTTTGGATGAGTGAGGCAATGAGCTTAGCTACTAAATTTACCTCACCCTCCATTTCTTCTAACCTGCAAAATCCGAACACATCTATGTTATTTGGATTTGAGTGTGACatttaaatatatgtatgagtttaattcgtgtatgtttaattttttatttttctaaaatttttaagtatGTAAAGAGTTCTTAAAAGTATACTTTTATCACTGAAATATTTACATCTAACACTCACTTCGACCTAAATTCGGATAACATAGTATACTTTAATCTATTTTTGACCTAAATCCGTATATGgaaaacgtaaaaaaaattattatattaatctcatactaaaattatatcaataaacaAAATCTTGAAAGATCATGATCTCAAAcgcttcatttttcttaaagtatttATACTCGTTTCTAATCAGATGTATTTTCATATGATATGATCCTCAAAGGACCTTCCAaatacataaaaacataaaaattcaacATATCGTAAAAGATATATATCCGTATCCGATACTTATCGGATTCCAAACAACATACTATCTCAGTATGCAGTGATCAGTTAATTATACTCTATACTCAAGTGATAATAATCAAAGATCAGGAAGATTTTTGATCTAAAAGATAGGACACATAGCAAATAATTGCAGTTCATAGGCAAATTTAAGTACCTCAAAGAATACCTTCCTAATTCCATACATGATTCGAACTCGAAACTCTTCAACATTTGCGCTATATCCTGGAAGAAGGTTTCAAGATATTCATCAATGGAGGGATTCCTGCAATTTCTAGTGGTAATAATTGGATCTAAATTATTTATTGTTATGCCTAACTGGGACCCTAACTCATTCAATGATGCCTTGCCATAATCCAATTGTAGTAAAGCTTTCTCAAGCTTGATATCTGCTGAATTAGTACTGTTTCCATCATAGGTTAAAAACCCGGGACAATGCTCATGTTGGTCGAAATTGAATCTGGACATGACGTGTTGAAGGCGGATCTTCTGTTGCTTTGTTTCGGAACAGGCGGTTAGGATTAGAGATTCTTCGTCTTCGAAAAACTTGACTAGTTTATCTAATGTATGTCTCAAATTGTCGACAGAGATCGAGTTGTTCGGACTTTGGTCTCGATTCCTCCGGTCATCGGTTTCCTTTACAATGCAACCTTGTTTCACTGCCTCAACAATGACCAATTGAAAAACATCTTCCCTTATGAGACTCTCGAGGCTAAATGCATATATTTTCATATGCAATTCCTTGATTATATCTGCTAGGAAAACCTTCAGAACGTCGTCCTTGATCGACATTGCCACAGTTTTGAAGACGTTATCATTGGCTTTGATCTCTCGTAGTTTGTTTAATGAggaattggaagtgtttataatGTCTCTAAAGATCTCACCAAAGACAAGCAAGCAAATTTCCTCACTTAAACAACTTACAGACTCGAAAGTTTCTATATATTCATTCCATTCCCGGAGTATTTCCCGCAGGAGGAACGTGTAAATGTCGTGCCAAAGTTCTCTAAAGAAGTAATCAGGGTGAATTAATTCCTCTAGGTTCGTGTTTTCAGAATAGAGTAACGGCACCGTACCCTCCGAATGATCTAATCCGCTATTTGCTTGGTGACTTTCAGGCGCCGTTGCCTTGGGGAACAAGGTATCGTATTTCGCACTTCCCATTTCCTTGTTCCACTCGGTTTTCATTTCCTGGATAAAGTTTTCGTACATACCTTCTTTAATTAGGAAATGCATGTGATGATTAAGCATCTCAGCATGAAATTCATCCACCAAACTTTTGAAAAGAGTTAATTGAATGTCTTCCATTAGCCGGGTTTGAAGATTTGAATCCTCCATTTCTTGTTTCACAAGCTTTATTTCGCTACATGGAGCTTCATTTCTTGTTTCAGGAACTGAGCTTTTGTTCACTTGTTCCCATATTTCTTCCATACTGTGAGCACCGCATTTCTTGATATCGGTTCTGTCATCTGTAAACGGCCTTGTCTTGAGAggcttttgcagttcacaatcaTACTTATTATCAAAAAAAACATCATCTATTTCAGGACTCGAGTTGATTAAACTCTCCAATCTCACCATAAGTTCTTGAATTCGTTGTTTCGGATTGACGGAATCCTTTTCTTTCCATGTTGGTGGACTTGATTTTTCTCCAAGAAGTTCTCGTGTCAACAAATCGAGCTCCTCACTCTTTCCCCGGATTATAGACTCATGATTCTTTATCATCTTTACAACATGGCTTCCATGATCATTTCCGGAATCCTCTTCTCCGTGTTGCTTGATTATACCCAATTTCCCGAGATCTTGACCCTCCGAAAAAAGTCTAGCTTTCAGAATTTCCTTCGGTTTCTTGACTTGAGCCTCATCCGGATTAGTAACAAACAGAAGCTCGTGGATAAGGACATTAATCTCTCGAATCACCTTGGATAAATGTTTCCGCAAGCCTAACGAGGCCTGCAACTCTTGTTTCTTCACTTCGTCTTCAAAATTCTCTCGGAAACCTTTCAACAGATCTTTAATCACAACTGCAGATATAGATCTCTCAATGTTCCACATCCATTGATGCTCGATCGGCCCGAGTTCGGATAAAAAAATTGCATTCTGCATCTTACAAAAGGCAAGATCTAAAGTCCCCTTCAAAATCCCGATATCTGACCCCATCTGCTCGATTTTCTTATTGTCGATCCCTTGATTTCTTTCTTCATCTTGAATCTGATAATTCGGCTCGAGCTGTTGTTGAATGTTCCACACCTGTTGATCAACCGAATGCTTCAACTCACAAAATTCGCCTTCTCGATCCCCGGCTTCGATGCTTGCTTGACTCCCAAGAAACAACTCATCAATGCCCTCATTTTTCCTATGTTCTTCAAGATCAGCATACAATGAATCCCTTTTCTTTTCACTCCTCTCCAATGCCTTTTTAAGCTTCAATTCATTCCCTAATCTCTCCGATAACTCTTTATCCTTATCAGAAATCGCGGATTCGACTTCCTTAAGTCGACCTTGAAGCCGATCCTTGATCTCTGTCAAGTCGTCAAGCAATAATTCCTGGCTAGTTTCTAGATCGTAATTACCTCTTTCTTGTTGAACGAATTTCAAACAACCTTCTAATTGAATCACCGCGAGTTGGTAGAATTTCGATATTTCATTCAAACGTTCGATTACACCGGTTTTTGATTTAACTTTCCGGTATGCTTTGTCCATTGATTTGTGAAGAATCTGCATCATTGTTGACTCGGTTATGGAAACTTTGATATTACTATTTGCACTATCCACTTCGATCAGATTCAAAATTTGCTCCATTTGAGCATACAAAATTTTCCTGGAAAATTCAAGTATTCGTTTATTCTCGGGAAAATCTAACAGAACTCAGTAGAATAAGAAGTTGATTATGGGATTTGTTAGATACATGCAAAAGATTGTTTTGAAAggaattatatttcttttttatgacttcaattattaaaaaatatatataaagttagtGAATCGGATTTTTATATTTACCCTATTTAAATGTTAGTTCTAAATTTTAGTTATTCACATAATCCTTTTCCATAGGAAGGGGATTATATAAGATTTGATTCAACAATTCTATCatctaatataataataaaaatcacttaaaattaaACCTCATGTGATGACTCGATGGTCCAGAGTGTTTACCGCCCCAGGTGTAGCTTGGTGCTCACTCCTGTTAAAATCATAAACGCCAAACTGATGTAGCAGTTAAAAAAAtcggtataataacaaatttagctatcaacttttacatattatatcaatttagtcataattttaaaattttaacactcaaaatttacaaatcgtgtcaatttaaccattattctaaaaaatttaaagaaatatataaaaatacataaatatttaaaaatacatataataataaattttaaaatgtcaatattaaaaaaattagaattctCAACAATGGAATAAACAAgtacaaattgaaaatttttgtgtattattttagtttctaccacTTTGTCACTTtaatacttgatttttttttactccaatcaatacttaaaaaagatattttttggATGATCAAAATGAAAGTGACATAAAAGTTGGGCgaccaaaatgaaagtataaACATGATATGGCGTGTATAGTTAACCGTTattagagatttaatgcttgGGTGAATAAAATGAAATCGCCCTAAAAGTTGGGTGATCAAATTGCAAGGATTTCattttaagtgaccaaaatgaaagctcTCTAAAAGTTGGATGACTAACTAGGagttttaccctttaaaaaaGAGATAAATTAGTAAAAAGATCATACGACACCGTTTATGCTTTCCAGGGTAATATCGGTTTTAACCGGATTCCCAAATAAAATCCCTCCCGCGTTTCGATTGTCTCACTTGTTCCAACGTGAGCGAATTCGCGAATTAGGGTTTTTCTCtgaaatattaaaagaaaaaaaaatcgaagATGATCGAGGTGGTATTGAACGACCGGCTAGGGAAGAAGGTGCGCGTGAAGTGCAACGACGACGACACGATCGGAGACCTTAAGAAGCTGGTCGCGGCCCAAACTGGAACTCGGGCCGACAAGATCCGTATCCAGAAGTGGTATACGGTTTACAAGGATCATATTACCCTCAAGATTACGAGATCCACGACGGTATGGGCGTCGAGCTTTActacaattaaaatttaatttatgtaagctGCGTGGTCTTTGTTTGAACAAGCTTTAAATTTTATGTGTGAATGTAATATAATCGTGGATAATGGTTAAAAAAGAATATTAATGGAGGAAAATAAGTCTTGGATTCGCTTGGCTCTTTTTAATAGTGTTAAATCCATGAAttcttatgttttaatatatatctATGTGTATATAATACACACCCCTTTGGTTATGGATTATGGAAAATTGGGCACAATGTTTTTGAGGGGGGAAATTGAAATCGGTATTGTTGGCTAAGGTGGAAGCCTTGGGTATTTGAGTACTTGGGTTTGGATTTCATCATCCATTATGTTTTGTATTAGTTTGAATTTACCTTGTATATTTGTGTTTCTACTTGTGAGTGTTACTGTATTTGTTGTAGTAAAACTTTCATAAAGAAAATCtgaaattcaaaaagaaatttgCATCAATTCCATTCATATGAAAGAGTATCTTAGAATATGATATGTAGAACGGAATTTTATTCTTTAATGTTTAGAATTTGGTGCTTGTTCATGTATTCTCAGTTATTTCATCACTGGGAAAAAATTCAAGAAGAAATTGTATGGAATGGTTACTTTTAAcatatattacttttattcaattatattatatataacataATTGTTAATGAAGTGTTGGCATTGTTGACAAAAGCAAAAGCTTTGAGTCCATATGAAAATTATGTTCAGGAATTAGTTGAGTTAGTTTGAATCAAGTTATTTAGTTTAGTGATTATAATTATTGATTCTAATTAAAGCTGTGGATATAGTTACTGAGTTgtaacttcaaaaatataaaaagttatgaTATTGGAACATGTTTTTTCATTctgtgttattttttatttttctttcatgttATGTCAAAAATTATTGTACTTAGAGCCAATTGAGTTTAGTTCAATCGGTATGGCCATTGTTGTCTATGTAGGAGGATATGGGGTTTGAGTACGCTGAAGTacattattcttctatttatgagttggggagaGACTACGGGTAATTTTaaacattgtgtcaaaaaaaaagcagatatgatcagaatatctaatgagattgttcaaaaaaaatttatcatgCGTATATTTTTTAGCTTGTTTCACATAAACTTGGACTTTCAAGGTTTGAAGACCAAACGTTATTATTCTATCTATTATTTTCAACAGGATACAATTAGTATTAAAAAAGAATAGGAAAACTAAAACTCTATTGAAAAATTTGAGAGTACGTGCAAACAAATTGTTTATTGCTAAGGTGTTCTTATGTGATTCAAATTCATATACAGACAATGTCTCTTTGTTGAAGTGTTTCCCATAATGCATCTGATTAGATACTTTTTTTTCTTGGTCAAATCGATACAGTTGTTTTTGACACAATACAATTACTTGTTATACAAGTcaaatttatgtaaatatttgttttaaaataagatttaatatgtaaaattttatgaatagaattttcaaatcTAATTGACTTTATCGTAATTTAATTGACATTATTATTATTGCAACAATTAGGAAGGCATTAAATTAAGTGTGTTTGAGTATATAAAATCGGTTTGATGGTTGAATTGGTCCATTATTATTTACCTGAATCAAATAATAATGCTTTTCCAAAATTCTTGAAGTGTAAATGAACCATTAAATTTTTAGGCATTTAAAATTACATTATGGAGCGCCAGATGGTGAAAATAATATCTGCAAATTTAGATTTTCTTTCAAAGTGATAAgacatgttttctttttaatttctacaattaattttaatatttatatagttcattttttatttattattattcacaataaactaattttttattagaccaataatttatttttctaaaaccTATTCAAGGATGGAATTAGTCAACAAGCGTGACAAATCCAGTCCATGTACGTCGTAGAATATTCACTTTCGGCCTACCCTACCAAAATGGGCTAATtgggtttcaaaattttttggGCTTCGATAAAATATCTAAGCAAGGGTTAAACTCCTTGCTCAGCTGACTTGgccttt comes from the Gossypium hirsutum isolate 1008001.06 chromosome A06, Gossypium_hirsutum_v2.1, whole genome shotgun sequence genome and includes:
- the LOC107941437 gene encoding uncharacterized protein isoform X2; the encoded protein is MEQILNLIEVDSANSNIKVSITESTMMQILHKSMDKAYRKVKSKTGVIERLNEISKFYQLAVIQLEGCLKFVQQERGNYDLETSQELLLDDLTEIKDRLQGRLKEVESAISDKDKELSERLGNELKLKKALERSEKKRDSLYADLEEHRKNEGIDELFLGSQASIEAGDREGEFCELKHSVDQQVWNIQQQLEPNYQIQDEERNQGIDNKKIEQMGSDIGILKGTLDLAFCKMQNAIFLSELGPIEHQWMWNIERSISAVVIKDLLKGFRENFEDEVKKQELQASLGLRKHLSKVIREINVLIHELLFVTNPDEAQVKKPKEILKARLFSEGQDLGKLGIIKQHGEEDSGNDHGSHVVKMIKNHESIIRGKSEELDLLTRELLGEKSSPPTWKEKDSVNPKQRIQELMVRLESLINSSPEIDDVFFDNKYDCELQKPLKTRPFTDDRTDIKKCGAHSMEEIWEQVNKSSVPETRNEAPCSEIKLVKQEMEDSNLQTRLMEDIQLTLFKSLVDEFHAEMLNHHMHFLIKEGMYENFIQEMKTEWNKEMGSAKYDTLFPKATAPESHQANSGLDHSEGTVPLLYSENTNLEELIHPDYFFRELWHDIYTFLLREILREWNEYIETFESVSCLSEEICLLVFGEIFRDIINTSNSSLNKLREIKANDNVFKTVAMSIKDDVLKVFLADIIKELHMKIYAFSLESLIREDVFQLVIVEAVKQGCIVKETDDRRNRDQSPNNSISVDNLRHTLDKLVKFFEDEESLILTACSETKQQKIRLQHVMSRFNFDQHEHCPGFLTYDGNSTNSADIKLEKALLQLDYGKASLNELGSQLGITINNLDPIITTRNCRNPSIDEYLETFFQDIAQMLKSFEFESCMELGRLEEMEGEVNLVAKLIASLIQKESLYRKAFIRRCENLQMAEAEVDLLGDQVEQLTELLKKIYAKLHQHSPLLHHYFEVSEMLKLIEKEIGER
- the LOC107941437 gene encoding uncharacterized protein isoform X1, translated to MEQILNLIEVDSANSNIKVSITESTMMQILHKSMDKAYRKVKSKTGVIERLNEISKFYQLAVIQLEGCLKFVQQERGNYDLETSQELLLDDLTEIKDRLQGRLKEVESAISDKDKELSERLGNELKLKKALERSEKKRDSLYADLEEHRKNEGIDELFLGSQASIEAGDREGEFCELKHSVDQQVWNIQQQLEPNYQIQDEERNQGIDNKKIEQMGSDIGILKGTLDLAFCKMQNAIFLSELGPIEHQWMWNIERSISAVVIKDLLKGFRENFEDEVKKQELQASLGLRKHLSKVIREINVLIHELLFVTNPDEAQVKKPKEILKARLFSEGQDLGKLGIIKQHGEEDSGNDHGSHVVKMIKNHESIIRGKSEELDLLTRELLGEKSSPPTWKEKDSVNPKQRIQELMVRLESLINSSPEIDDVFFDNKYDCELQKPLKTRPFTDDRTDIKKCGAHSMEEIWEQVNKSSVPETRNEAPCSEIKLVKQEMEDSNLQTRLMEDIQLTLFKSLVDEFHAEMLNHHMHFLIKEGMYENFIQEMKTEWNKEMGSAKYDTLFPKATAPESHQANSGLDHSEGTVPLLYSENTNLEELIHPDYFFRELWHDIYTFLLREILREWNEYIETFESVSCLSEEICLLVFGEIFRDIINTSNSSLNKLREIKANDNVFKTVAMSIKDDVLKVFLADIIKELHMKIYAFSLESLIREDVFQLVIVEAVKQGCIVKETDDRRNRDQSPNNSISVDNLRHTLDKLVKFFEDEESLILTACSETKQQKIRLQHVMSRFNFDQHEHCPGFLTYDGNSTNSADIKLEKALLQLDYGKASLNELGSQLGITINNLDPIITTRNCRNPSIDEYLETFFQDIAQMLKSFEFESCMELGRYSLRLEEMEGEVNLVAKLIASLIQKESLYRKAFIRRCENLQMAEAEVDLLGDQVEQLTELLKKIYAKLHQHSPLLHHYFEVSEMLKLIEKEIGER